From the Psychrilyobacter piezotolerans genome, the window GACAGAATAAAATCACTTCTGCTCATCCCTCTAAGATTTAATATATCATGCACTTTAGATGCAATTTCCATAGCTTCCTCATAGTAGTTTTCCTCTATTATAGCAGGAACTTCATAAATAGTTTTTCCGACTGTATATTTTGACTCAAAATCATAGGTTCCCGAATTAGGTATTATCTTTACTACTCCTAATTTTTCACCATTTAAGATTCCGGCAGTCAGTTCTTCCCCAGCGATGAATTCCTCTATCACCAGATCTATCCCTTTTAATTTCTCTACTGCCAGATATGCTTCCTCTGAATTTTGGCAGATATAGAGACCCACACTGGACCCCTCTTTAGAAGGTTTTATAACTATTGGATATTTTTCCACCTCATCTATACTAGTATACTTCATTGGTGTTTTAATTCCAAAATCATCTACAATTATTTTTGTTAAAACTTTATCCATAGATACAGCACTGGCTGTTACACCTGATCCTGTGTATGGCTTTTTTAAAATATCTAAGACTGCCTGCACTCTTCCATCTTCACCAAATTCCCCGTGTAAAGCTACATATGCTAAGTCATATTCATTTTCCATAAGTGCAGTCAAATAATTTTCTTCCACCAGATCTATCTTAAAAGCATCATATCCTAAATTTAGAAGCCCCTGCAATATGGCTCCTCCACTCATTAGTGATATCTCTCTTTCTGAGGAGACCCCCCCCATCAATACTGCTATTCTCATATTTTCTCTCCTAGTCTTCTATAATTACAATCTCTTCCTCTAGTTCAATCCCTGAATCCAGTTTTACTTTTTCCTTCACTGTCCTGATTATCTCAATAACATCATTATATTTAGCACTTCCATGATTTTCCAAAAAATTCGGATGAACATTGGAAACCTGCATATCTCCTACTTTATGTCCCTGTACACCGGCTGCGATTATTAATTTAGCTGAAAAATGTCCCTCTGGATTTTTAAAAGTACTTCCCAGATTAGGCATACTTAAAGGGTGTCTGCTTTCTCTTTTTCCCTTTAATTCTAAAACTCTCTCCCTGTCAAATCCCATTTCAAATTTAAATACAGCACTTATGACTACCCATTTTTTTTCCTGAATCTCTGTATTCCTGTAAGTCACATAGATCTCTGATTTCTTTATTTTTCTGATCTCAAAATTTTCATCTATTATCTCGATCTCTTCTATATAGTCAAAAACTTCAGAACCATAAGCTCCTCCATTCATATAGATCAGACCTCCTACACTTCCGGGAATCCCCGCTAGATTTTCTAATCCTGAATAATTTTTTTCTGCTGTAAAATCGATCAGGTCATCAAAATTTAATCCCGACTCTACATAGATTCTTCCATCTCCCAGATCCTCTATATTATTTAATTTATTTAAACTTATAAAGGATATATCCATATCTCTATCCGGGATCAGTGTATTAGTTCCATTACCTATAAGAAAAGTTTTTTTTCTGGTTTTTAAAACTTCAACAGCTTCCTCTTTTTTCTCTATTATTATCAATTCTTTGGCCATTCCACCAATTTTCATATTAGAATATTCCTTCATATGATGATTTTTGTATATTTTCATCTTACCTCCAACTTTTCAACTACCTTATATGCCATCTGTGATATTGTTCCTGCTCCCATAAAGATATAGGTTCTGTCTTCAGCTCTCACTTCTTCCAATATTTCTTCCACAGTAGTTAAAATCTTTGCATTTCCAGAAGTGTAGATATCCGCAGCCAATTCTTCCAGTGTAATTCCGTAGATATCTTCCTCTCCTGCAGAATATACAGGAAGTAAGATTACCTCATCTGCCAGATCAAAACACCCTTTAAATTCTTCATATAAAAACTTTACTCTGCTGTATCTATGGGGCTGAAAGATCGCTGTGATTTTTTTAGTTTCTATTTTTTTAGCACCTTCCAACGTAGCTCTTATTTCAGTCGGATGATGTGCGTAATCATCTATGATCCTTGTATCTCCATCTAAAAGAATGTCATACCTTCTTTTGGCACCCTTAAATTTTTCCAGCCTGATTTTTATCTCTTCTAGAGATACTCCTAAAGTATAAGCCAGGTATATAACCCCTAAACTATTGGAAATATTATGTCTTCCTGGTACAGACAACCTGAATTCTCCTAAAAGTTTTCCGTCCAAGATTACATCATAGACACTCTTTCCGTCTATTATTCTGATATTATCTGCATATATCCCAGCTTTTTTTTCTATACTATAAGTCACAATTTTATCCTTGGATCCCAGTATATTTTCAGATTCCAAACAATCTATATTCAGCAGAGTGAGTTTTTTAGTCTGCTCATAAAATTGGACAAATGATTTCTTTATGTTTTCAAAACTGCCGTGATTTTCTAAATGATCCGCCTCTATATTGGTTATGATAGAGTATTCCGGCAGTAGATATAAAAATGAATTATCACTTTCATCTGCTTCTGCTATCAAAAATTCCCCAGTACCACAATGTGCATTGGAGTTTATCTCAGGTAAGATTCCTCCTACTACAATGGATGGATCTAAGGGCAGCATCACAGCTCCTAACATAGAGCTGGTAGTAGTTTTCCCATGGGTTCCAGCTACTGCTATCCCGGATTTTTTGTTGAATAATCTAGCCAATAGCTCCCCTCTTTTTATCACTTCTATTCCATTTTCTACAGCAAACTTATACTCTGGATTAGTCTCCTTAATAGCACTTGACCTCACTACTAAGTCAATTCCTTCTACATTTTTCGAATCATGCTCATAATGAATTTTAACTCCCAAACTTTCTAATTCTGTACTTACATCTTTTTTACTCTGATCCGATCCGCTTACCCGGTACCCGCTCTTAGCCATTATTTTAGCTAACCCGCTCATACCTATACCATTTACTCCTATAAAAAATACTTTTTTCATCTATTTATTCCCCCAAATTTCTAAGGCATCCACTATTTTTTCTGCTGAATTTCCCTTTTTCATTCTTTTTAATGCCGCCCTCATCTCTTTTAGTTCGTATTCATTTTTCACCAATTCCAGAGCCATTCTAACAGCATTTTGAGCTTCTCCATCTTTATAGATGAGACTAGCCTTGTTCTCTGAAAGGATCTTAGTATTTTCAAATTGTCCCACTTCACGGAGCTGGTATGGTATCAATATCGATGGTTTCCCTAACTCTATTAATTCTGAGATTGTCAATGCTCCTGACCTGCACAATACCAAATCAGCAGCACACATTATATTAGCCATATTTTCAAAATATGGCTTTATCTGGTCGGTTAATTTATATTTAGATAATTTAGACATAACCTCTTCATAGTTATTTTCTCCGGTAGCCCAATATATCCTTGTATTTTTTTCCTTTAAAAATGAGTCCCATTCTTTGATCAATGCTTCGTTGATACTTCTTGCTCCTAAACTTCCACCCATGATAAGGATCATCTTTTCATCATCTTCTAATTTTATCTTCTCCCTCTCATCATGATGATCCAGGGTATAAAATTTCTTTCTGAGGGGATTTCCTGTAACCTGTAATCTAGACTGGTACTTTGAAGGCAGTTCATCATAGGTC encodes:
- a CDS encoding D-alanine--D-alanine ligase codes for the protein MRIAVLMGGVSSEREISLMSGGAILQGLLNLGYDAFKIDLVEENYLTALMENEYDLAYVALHGEFGEDGRVQAVLDILKKPYTGSGVTASAVSMDKVLTKIIVDDFGIKTPMKYTSIDEVEKYPIVIKPSKEGSSVGLYICQNSEEAYLAVEKLKGIDLVIEEFIAGEELTAGILNGEKLGVVKIIPNSGTYDFESKYTVGKTIYEVPAIIEENYYEEAMEIASKVHDILNLRGMSRSDFILSKDGLYFLEVNTSPGMTTTSLLPKLGKLKGYSFETILEKIVSELNIL
- the murB gene encoding UDP-N-acetylmuramate dehydrogenase; protein product: MKIYKNHHMKEYSNMKIGGMAKELIIIEKKEEAVEVLKTRKKTFLIGNGTNTLIPDRDMDISFISLNKLNNIEDLGDGRIYVESGLNFDDLIDFTAEKNYSGLENLAGIPGSVGGLIYMNGGAYGSEVFDYIEEIEIIDENFEIRKIKKSEIYVTYRNTEIQEKKWVVISAVFKFEMGFDRERVLELKGKRESRHPLSMPNLGSTFKNPEGHFSAKLIIAAGVQGHKVGDMQVSNVHPNFLENHGSAKYNDVIEIIRTVKEKVKLDSGIELEEEIVIIED
- the murC gene encoding UDP-N-acetylmuramate--L-alanine ligase, with the protein product MKKVFFIGVNGIGMSGLAKIMAKSGYRVSGSDQSKKDVSTELESLGVKIHYEHDSKNVEGIDLVVRSSAIKETNPEYKFAVENGIEVIKRGELLARLFNKKSGIAVAGTHGKTTTSSMLGAVMLPLDPSIVVGGILPEINSNAHCGTGEFLIAEADESDNSFLYLLPEYSIITNIEADHLENHGSFENIKKSFVQFYEQTKKLTLLNIDCLESENILGSKDKIVTYSIEKKAGIYADNIRIIDGKSVYDVILDGKLLGEFRLSVPGRHNISNSLGVIYLAYTLGVSLEEIKIRLEKFKGAKRRYDILLDGDTRIIDDYAHHPTEIRATLEGAKKIETKKITAIFQPHRYSRVKFLYEEFKGCFDLADEVILLPVYSAGEEDIYGITLEELAADIYTSGNAKILTTVEEILEEVRAEDRTYIFMGAGTISQMAYKVVEKLEVR
- the murG gene encoding undecaprenyldiphospho-muramoylpentapeptide beta-N-acetylglucosaminyltransferase, with the translated sequence MKKIILTAGGTGGHIYPALAVADELKKKGIDPIFIGTSHRMEKEIVPNAGYKFIGLDVLPLRNFKSIVKVLKATKKAISILRKEKPNAVIGFGNYISIPTLLSAMILRIPIYLQEQNVTLGLANKIFYRFSKKMFLAFDLTYDELPSKYQSRLQVTGNPLRKKFYTLDHHDEREKIKLEDDEKMILIMGGSLGARSINEALIKEWDSFLKEKNTRIYWATGENNYEEVMSKLSKYKLTDQIKPYFENMANIMCAADLVLCRSGALTISELIELGKPSILIPYQLREVGQFENTKILSENKASLIYKDGEAQNAVRMALELVKNEYELKEMRAALKRMKKGNSAEKIVDALEIWGNK